The following coding sequences are from one Deltaproteobacteria bacterium window:
- a CDS encoding ADP-ribosylglycohydrolase family protein, which translates to MYAGWDTPVRQLKAEMVQLEYEGYPVPESIRVQVEQLHDTLDAFNEQKIQTLYTAFQNLAQDPNYNYVQPNDLRGIRRERPDGPRQLPLPLNDDELLDRFHGAWTGRACGCALGKPVERLGMVGHAGVNGRQAIRAYLQKRNQWPLDYYFSGQEKDDGMKILFKDSWRENIAGMEPDDDINYSLIGLKVLEEKGPGFKWHDVARTWNSSLPYYAICTAETQAIMNFNLKAPRIGNEVVFPSPAFTRRYNNPYREWIGAQIRADGWAYACAGLPELAAEFAWRDAHWTHTANGIYGEMFVAAMIASAFAESDPHRLVEIGLSEIPKHCKLAEAVRYALKWVQDCPDFEAFMLRLEKDYGTLSPVHTVNNALIVVMSLFYGAMEPDRSICISVMGGLDTDCNGATTGSITGASVGRLNFGGQLAAPLNDTIRSHVIGFQTMTMEELAGRTLAVHKAVRTYTQKRKD; encoded by the coding sequence ATGTATGCAGGATGGGACACGCCAGTCAGGCAGTTAAAAGCAGAAATGGTCCAGCTTGAATATGAAGGATATCCGGTTCCGGAAAGTATCCGCGTCCAGGTCGAGCAACTGCATGATACCCTGGATGCCTTCAATGAGCAAAAAATCCAGACCCTGTACACCGCGTTTCAAAACCTGGCCCAGGACCCGAATTACAATTACGTGCAGCCCAACGACCTGCGAGGCATACGCCGCGAGCGGCCTGACGGACCTCGACAGCTCCCACTCCCTTTGAATGATGATGAATTGCTTGACCGCTTTCACGGCGCCTGGACCGGCCGGGCCTGCGGTTGTGCCTTGGGTAAGCCTGTTGAGAGGCTGGGGATGGTGGGGCACGCCGGTGTGAACGGTCGGCAGGCCATCAGGGCCTATCTCCAGAAGCGTAACCAGTGGCCCCTGGATTATTATTTCAGCGGTCAGGAAAAAGATGACGGCATGAAAATTCTGTTTAAAGATTCCTGGCGTGAAAACATCGCTGGCATGGAGCCTGACGACGATATTAATTACTCTCTGATTGGGCTGAAGGTTCTTGAGGAAAAGGGGCCTGGTTTTAAATGGCACGATGTTGCGAGGACCTGGAACTCTTCCCTTCCCTATTACGCCATCTGCACCGCTGAAACCCAGGCCATCATGAATTTCAACCTCAAGGCCCCCAGGATAGGGAACGAGGTGGTTTTCCCGAGCCCGGCCTTTACACGAAGATACAACAACCCCTATCGCGAATGGATTGGCGCTCAGATTCGAGCCGACGGCTGGGCATACGCCTGCGCCGGCCTTCCGGAGCTGGCGGCCGAATTCGCCTGGCGGGACGCCCACTGGACTCACACGGCCAATGGAATATACGGTGAGATGTTTGTCGCCGCCATGATTGCCTCGGCATTTGCTGAATCCGACCCTCATCGCCTGGTTGAAATCGGACTGTCAGAAATTCCGAAACATTGCAAGCTGGCGGAAGCGGTGAGGTACGCACTCAAATGGGTCCAGGACTGCCCGGATTTCGAAGCCTTCATGTTACGGTTAGAAAAAGATTACGGAACTCTTAGCCCTGTCCATACGGTGAATAACGCCCTTATTGTGGTGATGTCCTTATTTTACGGGGCCATGGAGCCCGATCGTTCCATCTGCATCTCGGTCATGGGTGGTCTGGACACAGACTGTAATGGCGCCACCACAGGATCAATCACCGGCGCATCAGTGGGACGCCTTAACTTCGGAGGACAGCTTGCAGCCCCCTTAAACGACACCATCAGGTCACATGTCATCGGCTTTCAGACCATGACCATGGAGGAGCTGGCCGGGCGAACTTTAGCTGTCCATAAAGCCGTGCGAACATATACCCAAAAGCGTAAGGATTGA
- a CDS encoding homocysteine S-methyltransferase family protein → MHSLIKDLIKTGVVVTDGSWGTQLYACGLKQGENPDSWNLYHPEKVEEVARQYVDAGSRVILTNTFGANKFILEKFGLADKVVEINTAGVKISKKVAGDRAYVFASIGPSGKMLVMKEVTEDDLGKAFEEQAHAQAQAGADGIIIETMSDLAEARIAVSAVKPTGLPIIASMVFDSGKNKDRTMMGTTPEEVVEELVKMEVDGIGANCGQGIEGFIPICRRMRSKTELPIWIKPNAGLPEVADGKTVYRTTARDFVRFVPELIQAGANFIGGCCGTDQEYIKEINKAVAMM, encoded by the coding sequence ATGCACTCGCTGATCAAAGATTTAATAAAAACCGGTGTGGTAGTAACTGACGGATCGTGGGGAACGCAGCTTTATGCCTGCGGACTGAAACAGGGAGAAAATCCCGATTCATGGAATCTTTATCATCCGGAAAAAGTGGAAGAAGTGGCCAGACAGTATGTGGACGCCGGAAGCCGGGTTATTTTGACCAACACCTTTGGGGCCAATAAATTCATTCTCGAAAAATTCGGCCTGGCAGATAAGGTCGTGGAAATCAATACGGCTGGCGTGAAGATTTCAAAGAAAGTGGCTGGTGACCGCGCTTATGTTTTTGCCTCCATAGGCCCTAGCGGAAAGATGCTTGTAATGAAAGAAGTGACTGAAGATGATCTGGGAAAGGCTTTTGAAGAGCAGGCCCATGCTCAGGCTCAAGCAGGCGCGGACGGAATCATTATCGAAACCATGTCAGACCTTGCTGAAGCCAGGATCGCCGTCTCAGCGGTCAAACCAACAGGACTGCCAATCATTGCGAGCATGGTTTTTGACTCTGGTAAAAACAAGGACCGAACCATGATGGGCACCACCCCGGAAGAAGTGGTAGAAGAACTTGTAAAAATGGAAGTGGATGGGATTGGAGCGAACTGCGGACAAGGCATAGAAGGATTTATTCCTATTTGCAGGCGTATGCGCAGCAAGACAGAACTTCCGATCTGGATTAAGCCGAACGCAGGGCTGCCAGAAGTTGCCGATGGCAAGACTGTCTATCGCACTACGGCGCGCGACTTTGTGCGATTTGTCCCGGAATTGATTCAAGCCGGCGCGAACTTTATCGGCGGCTGCTGCGGGACCGATCAGGAATATATCAAGGAAATTAACAAGGCCGTGGCAATGATGTGA
- a CDS encoding FAD-binding protein, whose product MQFKDTNTISCDILIIGGGGASLRAAIEAREREADVLVVSKSRVGYGNNTFISAGIFAAAGWGDTQDDQGVHLKDTVSGGRFLNDQRLVARMVQEAGPQVSFLEKCGVEFVKKENSLRLGRAPGHRYSRHISVLNRRGSGYMLPLKQYAEKIGVRFFDHVFVNKLFTCNDRIAAATGIDRNGTFLTFEARCVILATGGFSQIYLHTNNAPGITGAGLTLAYDLGLPLKDIEFIQFYPTALGKLGHRPILYEALVSQFGAVLKNAHGENIITQHGLNDPLAMTRDRLSRAVMHEILEGRDVDGGVIMDLSPISGVTRLRPLLPAEWSEDQKEIIVSPTTHFCMGGVMIDENAETSVPGLFAAGEVCAGVHGANRLGGNALAEVFAMGGVAGRNAASKAKEIGPPKILRHEIADERTRLESHSSQARQDQKNLRRSLKEVMWYKAGIIRSDRDLQEALTRIEELKSLSLKVPVANPGQLVRRLELENMLLLSEMVCRAALLRTESRGAHYRSDYPEEDNANWLQNIIIHQTDAKMRLESIPVSLDVVAIEEA is encoded by the coding sequence ATGCAGTTTAAAGATACTAATACTATTTCATGCGATATACTCATTATCGGCGGGGGTGGCGCAAGCCTTAGGGCAGCCATTGAGGCGAGAGAAAGGGAAGCTGATGTCCTTGTTGTTTCCAAATCGAGAGTGGGATATGGCAATAATACCTTTATTTCTGCAGGTATCTTCGCGGCCGCAGGCTGGGGAGATACACAGGATGATCAGGGAGTTCACCTGAAGGACACCGTTTCCGGAGGTCGTTTTCTTAATGACCAGCGCCTGGTGGCAAGGATGGTTCAGGAGGCCGGTCCTCAGGTATCATTTTTAGAAAAGTGCGGAGTTGAATTTGTAAAAAAAGAAAACAGTCTTCGGCTCGGCCGTGCCCCTGGCCATCGGTATTCGCGGCATATCAGTGTGCTGAACAGGAGGGGGAGCGGCTATATGCTTCCTCTCAAGCAGTATGCTGAAAAAATCGGCGTCCGCTTCTTTGATCATGTGTTTGTTAATAAGCTTTTTACCTGTAATGACCGCATCGCAGCTGCGACAGGGATTGACAGGAACGGAACCTTTTTGACTTTTGAAGCCAGGTGCGTAATATTGGCCACCGGTGGTTTCAGTCAGATTTACCTGCACACCAATAATGCCCCGGGTATAACCGGGGCCGGTCTGACCCTTGCTTACGACCTCGGTCTCCCTCTTAAAGATATTGAATTTATTCAGTTTTATCCAACAGCCTTGGGGAAACTGGGACACAGGCCCATCCTTTATGAAGCCCTTGTTTCGCAATTCGGGGCAGTACTGAAGAACGCTCACGGTGAAAATATCATAACCCAGCATGGGCTGAACGACCCTTTGGCCATGACCCGGGACAGACTTTCACGGGCCGTTATGCACGAGATTCTGGAGGGCCGGGATGTGGACGGCGGGGTGATTATGGATCTCAGCCCAATCTCTGGCGTGACTCGACTGCGCCCATTACTCCCTGCCGAGTGGTCAGAGGATCAGAAAGAAATTATCGTCTCCCCCACAACCCATTTTTGCATGGGAGGGGTCATGATAGACGAAAACGCCGAAACTTCGGTGCCTGGTCTCTTTGCCGCAGGAGAGGTCTGCGCCGGGGTTCATGGGGCCAATCGGCTCGGTGGCAACGCCTTGGCCGAAGTTTTCGCAATGGGAGGTGTGGCTGGCAGAAATGCAGCCTCAAAAGCCAAAGAAATCGGCCCACCAAAAATATTGCGTCATGAGATAGCAGATGAAAGAACCAGACTGGAATCCCATTCATCTCAAGCGCGACAGGACCAGAAAAACCTGCGCCGTTCGTTAAAAGAAGTTATGTGGTACAAGGCAGGGATTATTCGCAGCGACAGGGATTTACAGGAGGCCCTGACACGAATCGAGGAGCTCAAGTCGCTCAGCCTAAAGGTTCCGGTCGCAAACCCTGGTCAGCTCGTGAGGCGCCTGGAACTTGAAAATATGCTGCTCCTCTCTGAAATGGTCTGCCGAGCGGCTCTTTTGAGGACGGAAAGCAGAGGGGCACATTACCGGAGCGACTACCCAGAAGAAGATAACGCCAACTGGCTCCAGAATATTATTATACATCAAACAGATGCGAAAATGAGATTAGAGAGCATCCCAGTGTCACTGGACGTTGTGGCCATTGAGGAGGCATGA